The following are encoded in a window of Desulfurellaceae bacterium genomic DNA:
- a CDS encoding sulfurtransferase TusA family protein, producing MDKEFDSLFDKGNRDNRREQKDITIALEDEGDGDEEAEERRRVALLAELERLGALTCMSCGRVLCSHAYVICVASGFKTTPRCVACIAAGYERPVPEFLADAVRYIRRHPCYWSGWRWANRHEGQARNLERPACLWSDGSPPETALGPEEAEPQPETELKPDAVWDAGDMSCGDLVLELRLRMKRLQADQLLALTARDPGAPQDIPAWCRLTRHSLVAAAHPYYWIRRRRQS from the coding sequence ATGGACAAGGAGTTCGATAGTCTGTTTGACAAAGGCAATCGTGATAACAGAAGAGAGCAAAAGGACATCACGATTGCCCTTGAAGACGAGGGTGACGGCGATGAGGAGGCCGAAGAACGGCGTCGGGTCGCGTTGCTGGCCGAGCTGGAGCGCTTGGGCGCATTGACGTGTATGAGCTGTGGGCGCGTCTTATGCAGCCACGCCTACGTCATCTGTGTGGCGTCCGGATTCAAAACCACCCCGCGCTGTGTCGCCTGTATTGCCGCCGGCTATGAGCGGCCGGTGCCGGAGTTCCTGGCCGACGCCGTGCGCTACATTCGGCGTCACCCGTGCTACTGGAGCGGCTGGCGGTGGGCCAACCGACACGAGGGCCAGGCCCGGAACCTGGAGCGGCCCGCCTGTCTCTGGTCCGACGGCAGTCCGCCCGAGACGGCGCTTGGACCAGAGGAGGCTGAGCCTCAGCCTGAAACCGAGCTGAAACCCGACGCGGTGTGGGATGCCGGGGACATGAGCTGTGGCGACCTGGTCTTGGAGCTTCGGCTGCGGATGAAGCGACTCCAGGCCGACCAGCTGCTGGCCTTGACCGCCCGCGACCCCGGCGCGCCCCAGGATATCCCGGCCTGGTGTCGTTTGACCCGCCACAGCCTGGTCGCAGCCGCGCATCCCTACTATTGGATCCGGCGCCGAAGGCAATCGTGA
- a CDS encoding MMPL family transporter — protein sequence AVPDTPSALDSLKRSLFANSMFVNWVVSQDGTGLLIMAKMEPGEGTQESSAQRIAVYTTIRDMVQEKKAAGVPESFHVAGRGALEVNFEREGQRDLQTFLPLILVVIVTTLYCTYRSLRGVLLPLAVVVAAVIWTLGIMAATGFPMFFVTSMMPVVLMAVGVADGIHILSRYYDELLEHPDTSSSEAVIAAMREMWQPVILTSLTTAAGFLSFLTAAMVPVRYFGVFTGVGWSSR from the coding sequence GCCGTGCCCGACACGCCAAGCGCCCTGGACAGTCTCAAACGCAGCCTGTTCGCCAACAGCATGTTCGTCAATTGGGTCGTGTCCCAGGACGGCACCGGGCTGCTGATTATGGCCAAGATGGAGCCAGGGGAAGGCACGCAGGAAAGCTCGGCCCAACGCATAGCGGTGTATACCACAATCCGTGACATGGTTCAGGAAAAAAAAGCGGCCGGTGTGCCTGAATCCTTCCACGTGGCCGGTCGCGGCGCGCTTGAGGTCAACTTTGAACGAGAGGGTCAGCGCGACTTGCAGACCTTCCTGCCCCTGATTCTGGTGGTGATTGTCACCACCCTGTACTGCACCTATCGCAGCCTGCGCGGCGTCCTGCTGCCCCTGGCTGTTGTCGTGGCGGCGGTGATCTGGACCCTGGGCATCATGGCCGCCACCGGCTTCCCGATGTTCTTCGTCACCTCAATGATGCCGGTCGTGCTGATGGCGGTCGGAGTCGCCGACGGCATTCATATTCTGAGCCGCTATTACGACGAACTGTTGGAACACCCGGACACGTCCTCGTCCGAAGCCGTAATCGCCGCCATGCGCGAGATGTGGCAACCCGTCATTCTGACCTCCTTGACCACCGCCGCCGGCTTCCTATCCTTTCTGACTGCGGCCATGGTCCCGGTGCGTTATTTTGGCGTCTTTACCGGGGTCGGATGGTCTTCTCGCTGA
- a CDS encoding beta-lactamase family protein gives MSTCIECVAPESLGLSSSRLGRIAVYLKDYVESGKLPGYLVVVARRGQPVYLDRYGWRDVEARVPVEDDTIFRIYSMTKPITSVALMSLYERGVFQLDTPVSAFIPAFKHLEVFESGDRDDYRSVPAERKMRISDLLTHTSGLTYGFMNLHPVDAMYRARGVEGSRSSGTLHDMVETLGELPLLFSPGTRWSYSVATDVLGYLVEVLSGMSLDAYLAEHIFAPLGMTDTGFFVPEDKVSRFGANYEYDAGGLRLADSPPDSPYCRKPSFLSGGGGLVSSAADYLRFMRMLRNKGELNGERILGRKTVEFMTINHLPGNTDLAGIGQKVFSEMPFDGIGFGLGFSVVLDPAKSGIVGSPGEYAWGGAASTAFWIDPVEDMSVLFLTQLMPSSSYPIRRDLRVLSYQALVD, from the coding sequence ATGAGTACGTGCATTGAGTGTGTCGCCCCTGAAAGCCTGGGCCTGAGTTCTTCCCGCCTGGGGCGGATTGCCGTCTACCTCAAAGACTATGTCGAGAGCGGCAAGCTGCCCGGCTATCTGGTAGTCGTCGCCCGACGCGGCCAGCCGGTCTATCTCGACCGGTATGGGTGGCGGGATGTTGAAGCCCGGGTTCCAGTCGAAGACGATACCATTTTTCGTATCTACTCAATGACCAAACCCATCACCAGCGTCGCCCTCATGAGCCTGTACGAGCGGGGCGTCTTTCAGCTCGATACCCCGGTCTCGGCCTTCATCCCGGCCTTTAAGCACCTCGAAGTGTTCGAGTCCGGCGACCGCGATGACTACCGCAGCGTTCCGGCCGAGCGTAAGATGCGCATCAGCGATCTGCTGACCCACACCTCCGGCCTGACCTACGGTTTCATGAACCTCCATCCCGTTGACGCCATGTACCGGGCGCGTGGGGTGGAAGGCTCCCGCTCCAGCGGAACCTTGCACGACATGGTCGAAACGCTGGGCGAGCTGCCGCTGCTGTTCTCGCCGGGCACGCGCTGGAGCTACAGCGTGGCGACCGATGTCCTGGGCTACCTGGTGGAGGTCCTGTCCGGTATGAGCCTGGACGCCTACTTGGCCGAACACATTTTCGCCCCGCTGGGCATGACCGACACGGGGTTTTTCGTGCCCGAGGATAAAGTCTCCCGCTTCGGCGCCAACTATGAATACGACGCAGGCGGGCTGCGGCTGGCCGACAGCCCGCCGGACAGTCCGTACTGCCGCAAACCCAGCTTTCTGTCGGGTGGCGGCGGGCTGGTGTCCAGCGCTGCCGACTATCTGCGCTTCATGCGCATGTTGCGAAATAAAGGCGAGTTGAACGGCGAGCGTATTCTGGGTCGCAAGACGGTCGAATTCATGACCATCAATCACCTGCCCGGCAATACCGATCTGGCCGGCATCGGTCAGAAGGTGTTCAGCGAAATGCCGTTTGACGGAATCGGCTTTGGGCTCGGTTTTTCGGTTGTGCTCGATCCGGCCAAGAGTGGCATTGTCGGCTCGCCCGGGGAATATGCCTGGGGCGGGGCGGCGAGCACGGCGTTTTGGATCGATCCGGTCGAAGATATGAGCGTCCTCTTCCTGACCCAGCTGATGCCTTCGTCCTCCTACCCGATTCGTCGTGACCTGCGTGTGCTGAGCTATCAGGCGCTGGTGGATTAA
- a CDS encoding MMPL family transporter yields the protein MFDAHHELRVGDTILRDKFQGTVPIYVAIEGQQPDRLKDPQLLAQLDRLQATVEQDPQVGGSLSLAEYIKRMNRVMNEDRPEMEVVPSSRDLVAQYLLLYSFSGDPDDFDEIVDYDYRHANVTVYLRSDTTRDVERVVGTIRDFAIQEFGHNGDTDAAAHDAPMIRFGRWLAGIQPTVLGWETDSGFRIGIAGNGYMLNRMNELVVSGQLASLVTSLGAVFVLTTLMFRSWVAGLINVIPISLVMVFSFGLLGLLNIPLEVGKSLTASMVIGIGIDYTIHFLNKYRVKVRDGLTDPVDITAATMATSGKAIFFNAVVVIGGFLVFLTSSFRPNFYLGAMLSLNMGACLLVSMTVLPAILNRFRPRFVYGPPSASPDVPRP from the coding sequence ATGTTTGACGCGCACCACGAATTGCGCGTCGGCGACACCATCTTGCGCGACAAATTTCAGGGTACCGTGCCCATCTATGTGGCGATTGAGGGCCAGCAACCGGACCGCCTCAAAGACCCACAGCTGCTGGCTCAACTCGACCGCCTCCAGGCCACGGTCGAGCAAGACCCCCAGGTTGGCGGCTCGCTGTCGCTGGCCGAATACATCAAACGCATGAACCGGGTCATGAACGAGGACCGGCCCGAGATGGAAGTCGTCCCCAGCTCACGTGACCTGGTGGCCCAGTATCTGCTGCTGTACTCGTTCTCCGGCGACCCCGACGACTTTGATGAGATCGTCGACTATGACTACCGGCACGCCAATGTCACGGTCTATCTGCGGTCCGATACAACCCGGGATGTCGAGCGGGTGGTGGGGACGATCCGAGACTTTGCCATCCAGGAATTTGGCCATAATGGAGACACCGACGCGGCCGCCCACGACGCACCGATGATCCGCTTTGGCCGCTGGCTGGCCGGCATTCAGCCCACCGTCCTGGGCTGGGAAACCGACAGCGGTTTTCGGATCGGCATTGCCGGCAACGGCTATATGCTGAACCGCATGAACGAGCTGGTTGTGTCCGGCCAGCTGGCGAGTCTGGTCACCTCACTGGGCGCGGTCTTTGTGCTGACTACCCTGATGTTCCGCTCGTGGGTCGCGGGCCTGATCAACGTCATTCCGATCAGCCTGGTCATGGTGTTCAGCTTCGGTCTGCTGGGGCTGCTCAACATCCCGCTGGAGGTCGGCAAATCGCTGACCGCGTCCATGGTCATTGGCATCGGCATTGACTACACGATTCACTTTCTCAACAAGTATCGGGTCAAAGTCCGGGACGGCCTGACCGACCCGGTAGACATTACGGCCGCGACCATGGCCACCTCGGGCAAAGCCATCTTTTTTAATGCGGTGGTCGTCATCGGCGGCTTCCTGGTCTTTCTGACTTCGAGCTTCCGCCCCAACTTCTACCTCGGCGCCATGCTGTCGCTGAACATGGGGGCGTGTTTGCTCGTCTCAATGACGGTGCTGCCGGCGATCCTGAACAGGTTCCGGCCCCGCTTTGTGTACGGCCCGCCCTCGGCCTCGCCCGACGTGCCACGTCCCTAA